The DNA sequence CCAGTGAGCAAGCCTGTCACAGTGATCGATTGGCCCCAGTAGTCGCTGCAAAGTGCTACCAGTTCCACCGTGAGTCCTTCGACTTGGTTGAGGCGTTGGAGCAACGGTTGAAACGCATGCTCAACGGCATTTCCTACGATCCAAGTTAGCTTGCGGGGAGGAGAAATTTGCTGGGGTAAACGAGCGGCTGCGGCAGCAAAGGTTTGGAGAAATTGCTGAATTGAGCCGACGCCATTACCCAGTTGGGGGTAGTCTTCGTAATGCGATTCAGGTGGGAGGGGTTGGCCCCCAATCAAAAACCACTCATCCGCTAACCAGGCGAAGGTGGAGTTAAAGCGCTGTTGAAATTGGGCTTGAAGCGTCTGAACTTGGGTAATCACTTCTTGCGCTTTTTCTGGCGTGACAGGCACCAACTCATCTTGCTCAGGCCGAAAGCGAGTCAGTCCCACTGGCACCACCGCGACAGAAGCGATCGCAGGCATTTCGCCTGCGTGAAACTCAGCTAAGTCCAGCAAGGTTCGCTCGAGGTGCACCCCATCATTAATGCCTGGGCAAACCACCACCTGAGCATGAATCTGCAATCGACGCTCTTGGAACCATTGCAACTGCGATCGCAACTGTCCCGCTCTGGGGTTCTTCAGCAGCCGAGTTCTAATCTCTGGCTCGGTGGCATGGACTGAGACATAAAGCGGAGAGAGCCGCATCTGCTCAATGCGATCCCATTCTCGCTGAGTCAGGTTGGTGAGGGTTAAGTAGCTGCCATACAGAAAGCTGAGGCGATAGTCGTCGTCCTTGAGATACAGCGTTTGGCGCATCCCAGGCGGTTGCTGATCAATAAAGCAAAACGGACAGCGGTTATTACACTGGATTAGACCATCAAATAGAGCGGTGTCAAACTCCAGTCCCAGATCTTCATCAAAATCTTTTTCGATCTCGATCTCATGGCTTTTCCCTTTGGCATCTAGAACTTCTAGCTCTAGGACTTCATCAGCACAGAGAAACTGATAGTCGATTAGGTCGCGGGGTTTCTGGCCGTTGATGGACACTAAGCGATCGCCTGGTTCAAATCCAATCTCAGCCGCAATTGAGTCAGGGAGAACCTTGGTAATTAAAGCTGGACGGATAGAAACTTCGCTCATGAATTTGTCAGCGCTCGAAAAGCTTCAGGGAGGGTAGTGAATGCAAAAAATGACTGAAAATTTTACATTTACAGTACCTCACTATTCTAGAGAGTCCCGCTTCAGGTGTTACGTAAAACACCAGCGGCGAGCGCTGCTAAAATGGTTGCCCCAAATCCTAACCGATACCAAACAAAGATCCAGGTGTTGCAGTTTTGCAGATAGCGCAATAACCAGGCGATAGACAGGTAAGAAAAGACAAAGGCTGAAATGGTGCCTACTAAGACCAAAGACAAATCCATTTGGCCCAGCGCTTCCTTAAAAAACTGATATAAGGTCGCGATCGCTAAAGTGGGCAACCCCAGTAAAAAAGAGAATCTAGCAGCCGCTTGCCGCTCCAAACCTAAAAATAGCGCTGTGGTTAAGGTAGAGCCTGAGCGAGAAACACCGGGTACTAAAGCTAGCATTTGTCCCAAACCAATCAGAATCCCGTCTTGAATTTGCAAAGACTCAAAACTGCGCTTCCGACTCCCAAACTTCTCCGCCGCTCCTAGCAGTAGGGACATAACAATCGAAGCGATCGCGATCGTCGCCATACTATTGATCAAAGAACCGTTGTCGTTTAGTGCCTTTTTGAGCAAATAGCCACCTGCTATGGCTGGAATAGTGCCCACCACAATCCCGACCAAGAGCTTCCATTCCTCCCGTTGCCAGTCCCGCTTTTGGGCCGCTTGCCATCCCCCAACAAAAATGCTGCTGACATCAGACCAGAAGTAGATCAAGACTGCAATCACACTGCCAAACTGAATCGTCGCGACAAACGGTTTAGCTCCTACCGTTGACCAACCCATCGCTTTGGTGAAGACCTGGAGGTGGGCGGTACTACTAATGGGTAAGAACTCTGTAACGCCTTGCACAATGCCTAAGATGAAGGCTTGAAACAGCTCCATCAACCAGTTGGCGGAACTGGCTTCTGGGGTGGCAATTGCCCAGAGAGAGGGAAGTTCTGCTAGCTGTCCCATCCTGTCCCAGGGAATCAATGCTGCTTCTAAGGAACAGCTGAGCCACACCAAACTGCTTACGCCAATTGCCATGCATATACTCCAGGAAAATAATCAGCTCGGTATCAAGTTTTTACTAGGGTTCCCGCTCTTTAGCGGGACAAGTTAACTAAAAGTTCTTGTAGCCATCAGCCGCCCACAACCCATTGGACTCACTCAAAAACAACCAGCAAAGTCAGACTTTCACCTGCTCTGGTATAGCGTAATTGAATGTTACAAAGTTGTGAAAGTTTCAATGAGCACATGGCAGAAAATTGATTGCAGCCTCTTGCAAGAGAAAAACAAAGTTATGATGAATGGGATACCCCCCAGGGGGATTTGCTTGTGTTATGTTAAAAAAAGTAAATTAAATAAGAAAAATTAAAAATACTTTGTCTTCCTTTACTCCCTTCTCCCCATCCTCTCGCATGGTTGATTCAGCCTCAGAAAGGTCATCTACCCCAATTTGGCAGTTACGACTGGGTCAAACCTGGGCCATGCTTCTGGCGGCTGTATTTCTAGTAGCAGTCCCAGTGTTTGTTCAGGCTCCTTTGGTACGCTGGTTTCCAGAATTAAGTTTGCTCATGACTGGGGGGTGGCTTGGTCTCAGTTTAATTCTGATGGCTCGCGATCGCACTCAGCTTTGGGGAGATTTGCTCTTCGGATTTACCTGGAGTTGGCTGGCAGGCTCGATTTACTGGGGATGGTTTCGTTGGGAGCCGTTGCTGCACCTACCCATCGAAGCAATTGGTTTGCCTGTGGCCATTTGGTGCTTGCTGCGCCAGTGGGGAAAAGTAGGAAACTTTTTTTATTTAGGATCTCTATTTGGCACGGTTGTTACCGACCTTTATTTCTATATCGTGGATCTAATTCCCCATTGGCGGCAGTTGATGCAGGTTGATCCCGCGTTAGCATTACCAATTTTCCAGAATGCGATCGCCCAGATGCGCACACCCTGGGGAGCAGGTTGGGCAGCGGTGTTGGGGATCACCTTGTTGGTGGTGGGATTATTGCCACTCCGCTCTCAGAAACCCCATTGGTGGGCTTTTGGCGGAGCTGTGCTGAGCACAATCTTAGTAGATGGTTTATTCTGGTTGGTAGCTTCTGCGGCTTAAGCACCTGAGTTGCTGCTAGTCAGCATTCTGAGGATTAACCCCTCTGAACTTCGGGTGAGCACTTCAATCGTAGAAAGATTTTGCTTACAATTCTTAGTTAATTTTCCGACAGCATTCACTGGCATAAGTAGATGTGTCATGGATAGTCATAGATAGATGTGTCAGGATGCATCATAGGGAAAGATGCAGTGATTCTTAGCCTGTGGTGACTTTTCAATCCACTCCTCATTTAGTGCTCCGTTCAGATGCAGGTGATCGCTATCTTCCATTAGTCGGCAGTAGTTGCTGGACTGTTGGTCGAAGCGATGACAACAATTTTGTGCTGCCCGATCGCTGGATCTCCCGGAACCATGCGATGCTTCAATGCATGGAAACGGGCGAGTTCTATCTCATTGACCTGGGAAGCCGTAATGGCTCATTTGTAAATGGCCGCCGAGTTAGTGTTCCCGTGACGCTACAAAACGGCGACCAGCTTACCTTTGGTCAGACAGAATTAGAGTTTTACTGTCCCTCGCCAGAGCACCTCACTGATCCCTCCATGGGGTTGGACTCAAAAGAATTTACCGCGACTGCGACCTTGCATGTCCGACGTCTGATCTCCGTTCTGGTAGTGGATATTCGTGACTTTACAGGGCTGACTCGCCAACTAGATGAAAAAATTCTCTCTGAGGTGATTGGAACTTGGTTCCGTCGGGCCGGAGAAATTATTCGCGAACACGGCAGTTGGGTAGATAAATACATCGGGGATGCGGTGATGGCGGTCTGGATTCATGGAACTCAAGGCATCAGCCCTGAGGAGATGCTCCGCATTTTTAGTGCGCTAAGTGCCCTCCACAAGATGACGAGTGAGCTGTACGACCAATATCCCCTGCCATTTCCACTGCGAATTGGGGCTGGCATTAATACTGGCTTTGCAATGGTTGGCAATACAGGCAGCGGCGATCGCCCCGACTACACAGCTCTGGGAGATACAGTGAATGCCGCCTTCCGCCTAGAATCAGCTACTAAGGAAATTCGCTTGGATGTAGCTTTGGGAGAGACCACTTACAAACATGTACCCCTCTCTCCCACGCATCCAGCCCCTTTCCAAGAACATACTGTGCATTTAAAGGGCTATGATGTGCCGACCCTAACCCATGCCTGTTCTTTTGCAGATCTCAATCAGTTTTTGCAGATGCAAGAGCAAAGTTTGGTGCCAGACAACGAAGGTTCTGAAGTTTAGACGTTCTCCAGGGTACCGGGGTACGCTACCCTAGACTTTAGAAAATTTGTGGCATGTGCTGCTCTGCACAACCTTAGAAAGCATCTCGCTTGTCCAGGGGTGAGTATTTCTGTGCCGATTCTATAGCTGTCGCCATAAAGGTTAGGACATCAGAATGAAGGTGGTATGGGGGCTTCGCCCCTAGCCAGGGGTTCCACCCCTGCACCCCGCCCTAACCCTAATGACCATTGCTATATAAATGCTGTGTGTGGATTTTATCTGCTCAGAGGAAGGTATAAATCGATGAAACGCTTTGTTCGCTGGCTATCAGTTCTCAGTTTATTAGTGGGTTGCCTGGGATGGCTAGGGCTACCCCAACAAGCGATCGCTGCAGATTTAAGCCGTTTAGCTTTGCAACCTATTCCGGTTTTAGCTGCTGAGGTTGCTCCCCGTAATGCCGTAGATGACAAGCGGGCCGCTGTGGGTGACAAGATTGACCTCAACAACACGAATGTTCGGGCCTTCTTGCAATATCCTGGTTTGTATCCCACCTTGGCTCGCGCAATCGTCAAGAACGCACCTTATGAGAAGGTAGAAAATGTGCTCGATCTACCTGGCTTAAGCGAGCGTCAGAAAGAGACCTTGCAGGCGAATTTCAAGAACTTCACTGTGACCGAACCAGATTTTGCTTTGACCGAGGGCGACGATCGCTTCAACAACGGTATCTATCGCTAAATTTGGCGCTAAATTTGGTGCCAGCTTGGGCGCTGAATCTGTCGTTGGTCACTGAGTTTGTAGAGTGCGGTGCCGCCCTTGCCCTCCGTCTCTACAGCCTCGTGATCAAAAGTGCGTGTTTAAACGCTGCAATAAAATCTTTGCTCTCTGTACAGTAAGGTTAATCCTTACGCATGATTGACGACAGGGAGCAATTTTTATTGGATACTTCGTTACCTCCTCAAGCTGCGGCTCCAGCTCAAATTCCTGACTTTACTCAACAATTTGATGTCCTAGTCGTTGGTGCAGGGGCAGCGGGACTCTACTCCGCCCTTTGCCTACCAGCGGCGTTCCAAGTGGGCTTAATCACCAAAGATACCTTGTCCCTGTCGGCAAGTGATTGGGCACAAGGGGGCATTGCTGCCGCGATCGCGCCGGATGATTCGACTGCCCTCCACATTGCAGATACCATCCAGGCAGGAGCAGGACTGTGTGATCCCCAAGCAGTAGAATTTTTGACTGAGAATGCCTCGGATTGCATTCGGTCCTTGGTAGAGATGGGAGTGGCCTTCGATCGCCATGACGGAGAACTCGCTTTGACCCTGGAAGCAGCCCATTCCCGGCGACGAGTCTTGCACGCGGCAGACACTACAGGACGCGCAGTCGTCAACACACTTACGGCAAAAGTACTAGAGCGCAAAAATATTCAAGTCTTTCCACAAACGTTTGCTCTGAGCTTGTGGATTGATCCCCAGACTCAACGCTGCCAGGGAATTAGCCTGATCCACCAAGGGCAAGTGATTTGGGTGCGAGCCGCTGCTGTAGTTTTGGCAACAGGTGGCGGTGGGCAGGTGTTTGCCCAAACGACCAATCCTGACTTGAGTACGGGGGATGGAGTGGCGATCGCTTGGCGTGCGGGTGCTGTGCTGCGAGATTTAGAATTTGTCCAGTTTCACCCCACAGCCCTAACGAAGCCTGGAGCCCCCCGATTTTTGATTAGTGAAGCGGTTCGAGGGGAAGGGGCGCACCTAGTAGATACACAAGGCCATCGGTTTGCTTTTGAGTACCATCCTGCGGGAGAACTGGCTCCTAGAGATGTGGTCAGTCGCGCCATTTTTAATCACTTACAACAGACCGAATCAGACCCCGCTAGTGCTCACGTGTTGCTTGATTTAAGACCCATTCCCGACGCAACCATACGGCATCGGTTTCCTAACATCATTCAGGTCTGCCAGCAGTGGGGTGTCGATGTGTTTCAGGAGCCTATTCCTGTGACCCCTGCGGCCCATTACTGGATGGGTGGAGTGGTAACCGATACAATGAGCCACACCTCGATTACAGGGCTATATGCGGTGGGGGAAACGACTAGTACAGGGGTGCATGGAGCCAATCGTTTGGCAAGCAACTCACTGTTAGAGTGCCTAGTCTACGGGGCGCAATTGGCCCATATTGAGTTGAATGCAATAGAGCTTGATCTCCACAGGGAGAAGCTTGTGACGACCGACCTAGCTCGCTACAACCCCGACCCAACCGATTGGCAGCGTCAGCAAGCCGCGATCGCCACGATTCGCCAAGAGTTACCCCGTTGCATGTGGCAAAGCGCCGGAATCTGCCGCGAGGAAAACACGCTGCTGGCTGCGATCGCGCAAGTCGAAGCATGGCAAGCAGAATTTGCCGCCTTGCCCTTAAGCCAATTCTTGCTGAACTTACCACCTGCTCAAACTGCGAGCTTGGGGTTGCCAGAGGCCGATTTAGCCATACGGACTTGGAGCGAAACCCAAAATCTCTTGGATGTGGGCTACTTGATTCTAAAAAGTGCTCTGTTTCGCACCGAGAGCCGAGGGGGACACTATCGAGTTGACTTTCCGCAACCTGACCCGCATTGGCAAGTTCAGACTTTAGTCCAAGCTCACCGCTGGTGGATTGCCCCAATTTCAGCCGCCTCAGACTAGCTCAGAGATAGGCCCAGTTCTACACCGTTCGCCGAGAAACTCTGAGCCGAGAAACCTTGAGCCCAGAAATCCTGAGTCGAGCACCCCGTTAGAGAACTTCGTGCGTGTACTTATGCTGTTTCACATTGTCTTCTGTTCTGATAATGCGCTGAGAGTTTAGCACCCGCTTGCGTTCGGTGGAGTAGTTAAAGTCTTGACGAGTGGTTCCTGGGGGAACATGGGCTTGTGCTGCTGTCTTGGCTTTGTAGGTACGAGCGGCAGCAATAGCGCGTTGGACAAACTCATCAGAGAATTGGGCATCTTCCGGAAATCCCTCTGGCTTTTGTAGAGTTTCTCCGGCTAGAACCGCACCTAAAGTCGTGGCAAGGGCCATTTCGTAAGAGGTAGGTACTCCTTTCACGATGGCTTCGATCGCCGCTGAAGGGATCGGCTCCAAAATTCTAACTTCGTGCAATTTGCCGTCTTCTTTGAGAAAGCAAGTGGCTAAACCAATCAGCAAATATTCATCTGTAGAGAGATCGGGGGCTTGAGGGAGAGAAGTCGCGGTTGTCATGGAAGGTTTGGATTGGCAGTGCCAATTTCAACGGAGTTGAAGAAATGCAAAGAGCCACTGCGTCACAGTTCGTTAAATTGCGATCGCAGGGAATCTCCATAGGAATTTTAGCTCGGTTAAGCCCTATGGCTACGTTAATCCCTGAGCCATGTGGAACACTTCGAGTCTTAGCTGCTAATGCTGAATTAAAGCAAAGCCTACGTATGAACTACCGCGCCGCTACAGAGCGGCGGGTTTCTGACGCTTCATCTGAGCTAGTTGCCTCATGCTTCCGCAATCGGTAGAGCTAGGCTCATCAGCGACTAGCGAGGACAGTTCCTGCCCCCGGGCCCAAATCAAATTGACCTGAGCTG is a window from the Trichocoleus desertorum ATA4-8-CV12 genome containing:
- a CDS encoding TIGR03279 family radical SAM protein, with the protein product MSEVSIRPALITKVLPDSIAAEIGFEPGDRLVSINGQKPRDLIDYQFLCADEVLELEVLDAKGKSHEIEIEKDFDEDLGLEFDTALFDGLIQCNNRCPFCFIDQQPPGMRQTLYLKDDDYRLSFLYGSYLTLTNLTQREWDRIEQMRLSPLYVSVHATEPEIRTRLLKNPRAGQLRSQLQWFQERRLQIHAQVVVCPGINDGVHLERTLLDLAEFHAGEMPAIASVAVVPVGLTRFRPEQDELVPVTPEKAQEVITQVQTLQAQFQQRFNSTFAWLADEWFLIGGQPLPPESHYEDYPQLGNGVGSIQQFLQTFAAAAARLPQQISPPRKLTWIVGNAVEHAFQPLLQRLNQVEGLTVELVALCSDYWGQSITVTGLLTGHDLLPALQDKDLGEGILLPTVMLKHGESCFLDDTTVEDLARQLQTKIWLIGNVEEFMETCLLLDAAAQPCISGTPKAPSCV
- a CDS encoding undecaprenyl-diphosphate phosphatase, with amino-acid sequence MELFQAFILGIVQGVTEFLPISSTAHLQVFTKAMGWSTVGAKPFVATIQFGSVIAVLIYFWSDVSSIFVGGWQAAQKRDWQREEWKLLVGIVVGTIPAIAGGYLLKKALNDNGSLINSMATIAIASIVMSLLLGAAEKFGSRKRSFESLQIQDGILIGLGQMLALVPGVSRSGSTLTTALFLGLERQAAARFSFLLGLPTLAIATLYQFFKEALGQMDLSLVLVGTISAFVFSYLSIAWLLRYLQNCNTWIFVWYRLGFGATILAALAAGVLRNT
- a CDS encoding DUF3120 domain-containing protein; the encoded protein is MVDSASERSSTPIWQLRLGQTWAMLLAAVFLVAVPVFVQAPLVRWFPELSLLMTGGWLGLSLILMARDRTQLWGDLLFGFTWSWLAGSIYWGWFRWEPLLHLPIEAIGLPVAIWCLLRQWGKVGNFFYLGSLFGTVVTDLYFYIVDLIPHWRQLMQVDPALALPIFQNAIAQMRTPWGAGWAAVLGITLLVVGLLPLRSQKPHWWAFGGAVLSTILVDGLFWLVASAA
- a CDS encoding adenylate/guanylate cyclase domain-containing protein, which produces MVTFQSTPHLVLRSDAGDRYLPLVGSSCWTVGRSDDNNFVLPDRWISRNHAMLQCMETGEFYLIDLGSRNGSFVNGRRVSVPVTLQNGDQLTFGQTELEFYCPSPEHLTDPSMGLDSKEFTATATLHVRRLISVLVVDIRDFTGLTRQLDEKILSEVIGTWFRRAGEIIREHGSWVDKYIGDAVMAVWIHGTQGISPEEMLRIFSALSALHKMTSELYDQYPLPFPLRIGAGINTGFAMVGNTGSGDRPDYTALGDTVNAAFRLESATKEIRLDVALGETTYKHVPLSPTHPAPFQEHTVHLKGYDVPTLTHACSFADLNQFLQMQEQSLVPDNEGSEV
- the psbU gene encoding photosystem II complex extrinsic protein PsbU — protein: MKRFVRWLSVLSLLVGCLGWLGLPQQAIAADLSRLALQPIPVLAAEVAPRNAVDDKRAAVGDKIDLNNTNVRAFLQYPGLYPTLARAIVKNAPYEKVENVLDLPGLSERQKETLQANFKNFTVTEPDFALTEGDDRFNNGIYR
- the nadB gene encoding L-aspartate oxidase, with the translated sequence MIDDREQFLLDTSLPPQAAAPAQIPDFTQQFDVLVVGAGAAGLYSALCLPAAFQVGLITKDTLSLSASDWAQGGIAAAIAPDDSTALHIADTIQAGAGLCDPQAVEFLTENASDCIRSLVEMGVAFDRHDGELALTLEAAHSRRRVLHAADTTGRAVVNTLTAKVLERKNIQVFPQTFALSLWIDPQTQRCQGISLIHQGQVIWVRAAAVVLATGGGGQVFAQTTNPDLSTGDGVAIAWRAGAVLRDLEFVQFHPTALTKPGAPRFLISEAVRGEGAHLVDTQGHRFAFEYHPAGELAPRDVVSRAIFNHLQQTESDPASAHVLLDLRPIPDATIRHRFPNIIQVCQQWGVDVFQEPIPVTPAAHYWMGGVVTDTMSHTSITGLYAVGETTSTGVHGANRLASNSLLECLVYGAQLAHIELNAIELDLHREKLVTTDLARYNPDPTDWQRQQAAIATIRQELPRCMWQSAGICREENTLLAAIAQVEAWQAEFAALPLSQFLLNLPPAQTASLGLPEADLAIRTWSETQNLLDVGYLILKSALFRTESRGGHYRVDFPQPDPHWQVQTLVQAHRWWIAPISAASD